Proteins from a genomic interval of Acetobacterium woodii DSM 1030:
- a CDS encoding GNAT family N-acetyltransferase: MKNIKIKNLLLRPLTMSDSNDVYAYSKSKNVGPRAGWKPHESIEETMEIMKAIFIDKENIWGIEKDKKIIGSIGLIDDPHRQNDQARMLGYALSEDYWGQGIMTAAARAVLAYGFDTLALSLISVVHYPSNRGSQRVIEKCGFLYEGTIRQAEKIYTGEIRDVKAYSMTRAEFMSKK; this comes from the coding sequence ATGAAGAATATTAAGATAAAAAACCTGCTCTTAAGGCCGCTGACAATGTCAGACAGCAACGATGTTTATGCCTATTCCAAAAGTAAAAATGTTGGCCCCCGGGCGGGCTGGAAACCGCATGAAAGCATTGAGGAAACAATGGAAATCATGAAGGCCATCTTTATTGACAAAGAAAATATCTGGGGGATTGAAAAGGACAAAAAGATTATCGGCTCAATTGGATTGATTGACGATCCCCATCGTCAAAATGATCAGGCCCGGATGCTGGGTTACGCTTTAAGCGAGGATTATTGGGGGCAGGGGATTATGACCGCAGCCGCCAGAGCGGTATTGGCCTATGGTTTTGATACCCTTGCGCTCAGCTTGATCTCGGTCGTGCATTATCCATCAAATCGGGGATCGCAGCGGGTTATTGAAAAATGTGGTTTTCTTTATGAAGGGACAATCCGACAAGCAGAAAAGATATATACCGGTGAAATCAGAGATGTCAAAGCTTATTCGATGACCAGGGCCGAATTCATGAGCAAAAAATAG